The following DNA comes from Carassius carassius unplaced genomic scaffold, fCarCar2.1 SCAFFOLD_60, whole genome shotgun sequence.
ctacttatacaatgcactggcagttatagtggctgatctttaaatagccctctctttgcagcctccttcgcttacggccataccagcctggctatgcccgatctcgtctgatctcggaagctaagcaggtttgggcctggttagtacttggatgggagaccgcctgggaataccaggtgctgtaagcttttaggtttccttctctacttatataatgcactggcggttatagtggctgatctttaaatagccctctctttgcagcctagtacttttggaatttttcagtaattatctaagagttttgcataaataaaaaaaaaaaaaaaaaaaagagtcaatgcccagtcttagaaaaccgaaacaggtttgggcctgtttagtagttttggaacttttcactaattgtctaataatctagcaacaaaaaaaaaaaaaaaaaaaaagaaaaaaaagagtcaatgcccagtcttagaaaaccgaaacaggtttgggcctgtttagtagttttggaacttttcactaattgtctaataatctagcaaaaaaaaaaagagtcaatgcccagtcttagaaaaccgaaacaggtttgggcctggttagtacttttggaacttttcactaattgtctaataatcttgcaaaaaaaaaaaaaaaaaaaaaagagtcaatgcccagtcttagaaaaccgaaacaggtttgggccaggttagtacttttggaaattttcagaaattatgtaataaatttgcaaaaaaaaaaattaaataaataaagagtcaatgcccaatctcagaatctaagcaggtttgggcccagttagtacttggatgggagactgcctggaaataccgattatagtggctgatctttaaatagccctctctttgcaggctccttcgcttatggccataccagcctggctatgcccgatctcgtctgatctcgtaagctaagcaggtttgggcctggttagtacttgaatgggagaccgcctgggaataccaggtgctgtaagcttttaggtttccttctctacttatataatgcactggcagttatagtggctgatctttaaatagccctctctttgcaggctccttcgcttacggccataccagcctggctatgcccgatctcgtctgatctcggaagctaagcaggtttgggcctggttagtacttggaagggagaccgcctgggaataccaggtgctgtaagcttttaggtttccttctctacttatataatgcactggcggttatagtcgctgatctttaaatagccctctctttgcagcctagtacttttggaatttttcagtaattatctaagagttttgcataaataaaaaaaaaaaaaaaaaaagagtcaatgcccagtcttagaaaaccgaaacaggtttgggcctgtttagtagttttggaacttttcactaattgtctaatattctagcaaaaaaaaaaaaaaaaagaagagtcaatgcccagtcttagaaaaccgaaacaggtttgggcctggttagtacttttggaacttttcactaattgcctaataatcttggaaaaaaaaaaaaaaaaaaaagagttaatgcccagtcttagaaaaccgaaacaggtttgggccaggttagtacttttggaatttttcagtaattatctaatagttttgcataaataaaaaaaaaagagtcaatgcccagtcttagaaaaccgaaacaggtttgggcctggttagtacttttggaacttttcactaattgtctaataatcttgcaaaaaaaaaaaaaaaaaaaaagagtcaatgcccagtcttagaaaaccgaaacaggtttgggccaggttagtacttttggaaattttcagtaattatgtaataaatttgcaaaaaaaatttttaaataaataaagagtcaatgcccaatctcagaatctaagcaggtttgggcccagttagtacttggatgggagactgcctggaaataccgattatagtggctgatctttaaatagccctctctttgcagtctccttcgcttatggccataccagcctggctatgcccgatctcatctgatctcggaagctaagcaggtttgggcctggttagtacttggatgggagaccgcctgggaataccaggtgctgtaagcttttaggtttccttctctacttatataatgcactggcagttatagtggctgatctttaaatagccctctctttgcagcctccttcgcttacggccataccaacctggggGCGATAGAGAGCTCACAGGAAGTGACAGGCTTGCAGCACAGAGAGAAAGCATCAATcctgtttgtttaattaattgtttgGTTCTAAATAGTTTGgttttcagatttgtttttttgcttgGGACATTAATTGCTGGATAGTCAGTGTTGACCTTCATAAATTCCCCCGACAGCTTAGGCTGTCTGGGGgacttttttttacttcttttcctTGTAGCATGCTGCAGATGCACAGCATGGCTGcagatgaagaaacagaacaaaccatGATGAGAAAAAGTAGCAATGGGAGGAATGAAGAGGAGGAGCAAAGAAGAGGTGAAGTCAAACAAGCAGTGATCCAAAAGCAACAGGAGACAAATAAAGCCACAGGACATTTGTGGGAAGAGGGAGAAGAAAACAGCAGAGGAGTGCAAGGAAAATTGAAAGGGAAGTACAACAAAGAGCTGACTGTGGAGGTAGAGGTGGAGGGAAATGAAAAGATTTCAATGATGGATTTACTGAAAGGAGTAAAGAAGGAGTGTGGAGAAGTGATTGGCTGCAGGGTGAGAGGTGAAAGGGTCTATGAGCTCACAATGAAGGATGAAGAGACAAAGAGGAAACTAATGGATGGAGTGAGAGTGAAAGGAGTGATGGTGCATGCCAGGGATATACTGAATAACGATATGGTGGTGTCCTTTATCAATTTGCCTGTGTACTTAGAGGATGAGAAGATACTCGCCAAGCTACATGAGTGGGGAGTACGACCACTTTCACCAATCAAACGCCGGGTGTGGCCTGGAACGGATATAGTTGATGGGACACGTTTCTTAAAAGTGCGCTTCACGGAACAGGTATGTTCACTACCATACTCCACAAAGTTTGAGACTCTGAGAGGCACCGAATTTTTTCGTGTCATCCATGATAGACAAATACGTGTTTGCAGACTCTGTATCAAGCCAGGGCACATAATTAGAGAGTGCCCTGAATTAAAGTGCTTCAAGTGCAATGGTGGAGGCCATTATGCAAGAGATTGTGAAGAATGGATgggattagagagagagagagtggatgtTCAAGAATATGGTAAAAAGAGGAACAGTGTTCTGACAGAGGAGCAAGAGGAGGAAACAACTGATGTGGTGAGCGGTGGAGAGAAAGACGGAGCTGAAGATAGCGAAAGAAGAAGCAAAATGGAATGGCGGGACAGAGCTGAAAGTTTCAGTGAAGCGGATgatggggaggaggaggaggagatggaGCAGTCGGAAGAGATcgaagaagaggaggagacagATGAAAGTAATGTGAAAGAAAGAGGTAAAcaagaggaaaataaaaatactgcacaGAAAGTGATAGAAAGCAGAGGTGGAGAAAAGGGAGACCGAGAAAAGAAAGATGGATTGAAAACAAAGATTAAAAGACTGAGTGCAAAGAGGAAGTCTGAGATCGACGGAGAACAGGTTGAGCAGATAAAAGAACCGCGAGCGggtatgtaatgtatgtttgaATGGTACGTGTGttcctggttttgttttgtttttcttttaggtTACTCTCATGGCCACTGTAACTTCAATAAATATAAATGGGTTACGGGATAAAAACAAgatgaaaaaattattatttacttataggAGTGATATAATCTGTATACAGGAGACAAACTGGGAGGAGGATAAAGTAAAGGAGATGAGAGAAGAGTGGAGAGGGGACATATACTATAATAATGGTGCAAAAAATGCAAGAGGTGTggcaatattatttaaaaaagatattgtAGAAGGTATAAGAGAGGTGTATAAAGACCAGAGGGGAAGGATTTTAGTGGTTGAATTTATGTATAGAGATATGGAGtttagattaataaatatatatgttccaAATATAGAAGTGGAAAGGAGGGAAATTTTGGAAGAGTTAAAAGGATTAATTGTGGGGAAATGTATTATAGTGGgagatttcaatataaaatgtagtaGATTGGATGTGGGAAAGGGGGTAAAATTTAGATGGGAAAAGTCAAGGGGAATGTTGATGGAGATAATGAGAGAAAAGGGGTTAATAGATGTGTGGAGGTACGAAAATCCGGAAAAAAGAGAATTTACTAGAAGGCAGTTAAGAGAAGGTATATTAAAACAGAGTAGAATAGATTTAGTGTTGGTTGAGGAGGAAATGATTAGATACATAGACGGGATAAAACATCAGGTAAATGGTTTAAGTGATCACGATAGTGTAAGGTTCAGAATTAAGGTAGGGAGTGAGGAGGTAGGAGGAGGGATGTGGATATTGAATGCAGGGTATATTGAAGATGAAGAGTATGAGATACAGATGAAGGATCTATTAAATAGGGAAAAAGAGAAGATAGATGAGTATACAGGAGACGGTGGgttagagcaggggttttcaaactgtgggtcgcgacccacttgtgggtcacagaatggaacaaggtgggtcgcacaaagtcacttggctgcagctaaatttgcgtttcaatgacacacacacacacagttcagtctagggctgcacgaaagtgacgagtgggaacggtgcgaggccggtggagtgattggaattgagcgacacctgctcgactcaccagtctcgagaaccacggaggagatcggaaggatacaaaagaggagcgtccgtctccccggcaactcactccagcccaccgcctcgagcatcctccttcgccctactcgatggcactgcggattcacctcagtgccgagggatcttcggcagcgcgtccctccttcctcccaggcttcggcaccagtctaacacattaaaaacttctcaatcacgggaaggaggaggcgggaaccgggaacccactcgtcacaatgatatagcccaccaacattaataaggactgcaatatccttagtgtgattttcgaattgcaattaagtccgcgtgctttgcgtgttttgaagcgcgggcgcgcacgagttgtaataacagtgaaggtctcagagcaatgtcattaaaaggttcaatcggtccgcattattaaaagagaaaaacttgctcacttcaatacactatattccgcatgagattgcatacaccagaaaacaaatgttacgaaaacggtttcaggtaggccatgttcattcatttctatcgtccgtttgagctctgtgcacttttttcgttcgggaaacggtttgtaaaaagcatttcacatgtacagggtgagcagtgcacaaacgcagggttaattgtaacactacaagatttaaacatttccacataacaaaatgcacaaaaaaataatgcaatactccttgacgtatcatctctttttagagaaaaatttgccaaagttcagaaatcttttgaagatattgctgaacattaatttaaccattgctaaaataaatttctgcctgaacttaatgtcatccagttttttttttttttgtttatttaaaacgagacacatgtttattattattttttacctatttcacaattattttaatctccaaacagttttagatagttctgctttgcttcttatgctttttctaaaaaaagtgttggattgtgctccgttctcaccgacacacacggaaggatcgtgaatgcattttctgcaacaaaacacagcagcgcagattacagttcactggagtgagcctgtttaacgtttttatggacactacatattctaaagtctgtaaacaaaaattaaaacttaaatattaatagtgatttttttcaggtgtaggcctactctaaaataaaaagtttttttttcttaaatacttcatttctgtcatcaaacttttaagtaagattaggcttaaagtaatatcaaccttttttttcctcaaatattgtggtgggtcatgaaatagattacacttgtctaggtgggtcgtggaatggaaaagtttgggaaccactgggttAGAGGGTACAACAGCGGAGAGATGGGAGGAAATAAAGGATCAAATCAAGTTA
Coding sequences within:
- the LOC132134797 gene encoding uncharacterized protein LOC132134797, with amino-acid sequence MLQMHSMAADEETEQTMMRKSSNGRNEEEEQRRGEVKQAVIQKQQETNKATGHLWEEGEENSRGVQGKLKGKYNKELTVEVEVEGNEKISMMDLLKGVKKECGEVIGCRVRGERVYELTMKDEETKRKLMDGVRVKGVMVHARDILNNDMVVSFINLPVYLEDEKILAKLHEWGVRPLSPIKRRVWPGTDIVDGTRFLKVRFTEQVCSLPYSTKFETLRGTEFFRVIHDRQIRVCRLCIKPGHIIRECPELKCFKCNGGGHYARDCEEWMGLERERVDVQEYGKKRNSVLTEEQEEETTDVVSGGEKDGAEDSERRSKMEWRDRAESFSEADDGEEEEEMEQSEEIEEEEETDESNVKERGKQEENKNTAQKVIESRGGEKGDREKKDGLKTKIKRLSAKRKSEIDGEQVEQIKEPRAGM